The following nucleotide sequence is from Coffea eugenioides isolate CCC68of chromosome 3, Ceug_1.0, whole genome shotgun sequence.
GACTTTTTTTAACTTGAACTGACTCAACCCCATTGACAATCCTAATTGGAACTTGCATTGCATACTTTTTGCTGACATCACCAAAATAAACGGTCAAACATCTATTGATTAACAATAAATGGGTAGTTGTTATAGATTTATAAGCTTGAAGGTTGGCTTCATAATTTCGCCAAATCTCACGGATAATTTCGTAGTTTGGCTAAATCTCAAGGGAGATAAATGTAATTATTCCTAAGCATGATCTTTGAGCAAGGAAACCCAATAAATCGATCGCCTTTGACATATAATCCTAGCAAAAGTTTCCCCGTCATCGGCTTTCGACTAAAGAAATGGTTAGAAGATTTTCTTCTATTCTCTCATGGAAAAGAAATTGGATATTTGGAAAATTATTCCGGTTCTTATATTAGCCCTTACAAAATAATTGTAAGGATGGCTTTTGGTTCAATTAGCACCGTTGTTGTATTTCGTTCAGAAGTTAGATTTGCACTTACGTACATCATTGTATTTGTATATGAATAAAATTCATGCGTACAATGTACCATAGATCCAGGGCTAGCTCCTGCAATgtaccaaaaagaaaaacaaaatgagCAATTAGAGGGTGGTAGAAACTACAAGTCAAGAACAAATCTCCATACATGTTCAGATATCATTGATCAGGCTTTAAGATTTCTTTCGTACATCTTTTCTTTGCTGTAACGAATTAACTGACATTAGCACGCAAATTAGAAGTTCAGGTTTCTTGAAAACCCATCATCTGTCCTGTCCAAACTTGCTTCTAAAGAAGTGAAATGGGACCAAAAAGTACTACTGCCATTGACTATAGCTGAAGACTGAAATTATGCGTACAATAAAGTAATATTATTGTACAATAGACTACGTAAAATATGTCACACAACTGCATtgaaaaactcaatttcatgaAAGTACACAACTGTAGAAGCATAACGTATTGAATAGGAGAAATAAGCTCCAAATTTCTATTTCCATAGCCAGACAGCAAGATTTCTTTAACTTCATTATGATCCCCTGAGCAATCTGAAAACTGAGAACAACTAGTTGCTAGAGAGCTAAAACTACGAGACTCCAAATTAGGAGCAGATTGGCTGTGACCCAAGTGTTGAAAACTTAGAATAGATCGAGCCCAAACATTCAAATAGTCAGAGAAAATCTTCTGCCGCCTCAATATTGCTCTAGAAGCCATTTTCAAGTCTCTGACGCCACAAAACGATTAATTGGATCACATCTCCCAGAAGCACCTGATCAAACCAATGATAATCAGTATCAGTACCATTCATATTCATGGCATAAGCAAGAAAATCAGCGCAAAAGAGTAACTAGCAAGCACACACTAATGAAAATGAATGCATTTCCTTCTTGATTGTACTTATATTGTTCATCAAAATCAAATATGACTTGCATATCATGCAGACAAACAGATACATGCAATGTATACACTCCCTGTGATGGcttttttttcaattgagtTTTTTGATGCAGTTGTATGACTGGAAACAAGCATCATGAAAGTACCGAGTACTAAATCATTAGAACATGTCTAACTTAGTATATTTCTTGCTATAATCCGGCAGTACTAGCTTATGAGGCTAGCATGAAGCGTACATCAGTTAGATTAGTGCTTGGGAAGTGCTCTCGACTGTGGCTTGGGAAGTATTAACTCCCATGTAGAGATACGAGTCACCAGCGGACGATAGTCATTGCAAAAGATTCAAGAAGAGAGGCTCAGCGGCAGAAGTTAAGCTTTCCATTACTGTGTTAACAAGGATACAAAACCTGAAGTATTAGCATATTCACATTAGTAGAAACTGGCGGAGTTATCCCCTAGAGTCCTTCAGATTCAGCTGTATTATCCTCCTCAGCTCGACCGCCCAACTTCACTATATCTTCGACAAGAATCTTTCCATCTGTTATCcacaaaaatcatgaaaaccACATATCAAAAAGGACCAAGCAGAATTCCTTCAGTAAGAACTGAGAAAGCTGAGTCTGAAAGCACATAGAATCTACCGAATTTGAAGATCCAAAAACTACCAAATTGAAATCAGTAAAGGTCACTTGTTCAACAATCTGTCTTGGCATAAAAAGATTCCAGTTTTGCATCACAAGATTGTTCACAGGACAATAGCAGGAACCTAATaagatatatattttttctaaagGGAAATGGTGTTCAAACAGAAAGACCTACTTTATGATAAGCCGTTTCGATAATATACATTCGAATGTTCAGCAGGGACATTCAGCACATTACCCACTTCATTTTAACTAGCATAAACACTGCACTATAGAAGTTGTACTAGCTAAAGCCGCATAAATGTCTAGAAGTTGTACTAGCTAGGCACAATTTGTTTGACCCTGCCCCTTGCTGTGGAAgccgtttttttttttggggggcggggcgggggagggagggaggaggaagagggggGGAAGGTCCAGTATAGAAGGAATGATCTCTGAGCTCATGAGCTTCTCTAGCACTCAAATCTATCCCCAAAAGCCTTGGTTGGTTAATTGGGTTCACAAGCTCTCTCAACATACAACCCAAAACATAAACCAACAAAGCAAACTCATAATATGGAATATCACAGGCGAGTGGGAGATATCTGCACTTACCTCTATCTTTTGAAAGGTTGCTAATGAGTTCTTGAACCCCTTCTTTGCCTAAAGTATCTTTCAAGTACATCGCTGCAGCTGCCACCTCCTCCGGAGTAACTTTCCCATCATGATCTCTACAAAAGGGCAGCAGTAATCATAGACTTGTATAAATGGAGTATTGTTAATTAAAACAGAGCCCCAATTGTATTGAGTAGATGTCGCTCATTGTAGTTAAATGGCTAAGTTTATCttataaacaactaaaacaacCTGAAGTTACATGCTTGTTACTCAATAGGTGCCTAATCTCTCTAAAAGAATCTTCGATGAGAGAAGACGAGAATTCACAAGGAAAGACCAAAAATCcagagaaaaaacaaaggacACATCCAACAACGGAtcaaaaatatttgaaaaaaactACCTCACTATCTCCACATCTTTAATTGATTTACAAATTTTATTCATACCAGTTTTCTTAAAGCTCAACTTTTAACAATATAAATGTTTGCCAAAGGCATTATGTTCCTAATATTTGTCAAAGTATTGATCTTGTGAGTCAGCAAATTGAATCACCATTATTAAGTTTTCTAATGAAGTCAGAAAACATAATCACCAGCCAGTTAACTGCATCTTTATATTAGTCTGTATGTAAGAATGGGAATTTTGAAACAAGGCACAACCAGCTACACAATAAGCAAAGTAAGTATAATCCACAAGGGACTTTAGTCACCTGTCAAGCACTCGCCAATGATCACCAATCTGTGCATCCACATCATCAATTTCTTTCTCAAGGTTCTGTAGCATGGCATCAACCTGTTTGTTGCAACAAAGCACATTTTCAGATGATTATAGATGGTAAGTTTCTATATGCTCTTGTTCTTGTTTTCTaacattttttctcttttctgtttttccttttctttcttttgacttCTATTTTCGTTTTGCTTTTGATACTCCCCTCAGGGGAGGCCTGGTTTAGTTGTTTTAAGGAACATAAAAGTTTTACCTTGTCAATTAGTGCAGATGAAACCTCGTCTGTATCAGCTTCATTAGCATCTTCAGTTTCAACACGAGCAGCTCTATATGCCTTCATTGCTTCTACTTCAGCCTCTGTGCCTTCTTTATCTACCATGCTGTTGTAAAGTTCGATCTGGCAAGATGAAGAAACTCTACTCTGAGAAAGTTTAATCTTTTTTTATGCTTTATGAGATCAGTTTATATTCTTGTCACCAGAAACTCAGCCCAGAATATTTCCCCAACCAAGCATTCAATTAACTACAGTGGTATCATGCCAACAAGTCTTAGACAACCTAGAACCATAACAAGGTATAAAATTGTAACAACAAAACGTACCTATCTTCTAAGCTCTTATCCATTATGTAAAGGTTAAACAAAATATACAAAATACTTCAACAGCAATGAACATAGCATGTTCAAAATTCAGGCAGTAAGGCTCAGTTATCCAAATACAGAGTCCAACAAAGGCTAGAACTATTGACTAATAAGGATTGGATACGACACAAATAAAAGAACAAACACAAAAGACCCAAAACAAGATACAGAATTTACAAGTTCATTTGCTTTAATGAGCTAAACCTATTCACTTTTTCATTGCTATCTTAGCAAATTTAACATCCATAGAATCCATGGCACAAGCAGCAACTGTAACAGAGTAACAATCAGCAAAAGTGTAAAAACTAGTTTCCCACTGAGATATTTGAAGGTCAAAGAATCAGACTGTCCCAAAAGCATGAACAAAAATGTCAACTTTTCAGAAACCCATGTCTCCATAGGAAGTCATAAACAAAGCAGTTAAACGAATGGTAAAGAAATTGATTGCTCATTCAGAAAACAAAAattctctctctgttttttttttttccctttaccAAAATTTAGGAGGTAAATTGCTTTAACCATACCTCTTTATTGACAAGCCTCAGAAATGCTTCACGCTCTCTGCTCACAGACTGAAGAATACAACACAAAGGAATTAACTAGAACcaatttttcatgaaaatatCGGATGTCAAACAGAACAAATTTATGAGCCATTCTTACAGAAGCAGAAGCTAAAACAGCCAATGCACGACTAATTTCGCAAAGCTGGTCTCGCTTGTCTAATGCTCTTGCTCTAGCTCGTTCTTGTGCTTCCCTAGCTGTTGGAATAGTCATCTCTTTCAAAGCCACATCCTCTCGACTACCAACACTTTCCTTCTTTCTGGCTagctcttcttcctctttttcttcctcctcctgCAGTTAATTGCAATACAGTCATCAAATCAAAGCTGAATTTATGAGGCTAAAAAGCTTTCCAGCCGATTTCAAGAAACATAGGactgagaaaaagaaataagattTAGAAAATTTACCTTGATGAGCTCCTCTTCCATCTCCAGGAACTCTAGTTTTCTTCTCCTCTCAGAAACAGAGTCTTCTGTGcccacagtatccacaatttCGTCAGGGAGTGAAGACAATGTAGCCCGTACTGCTTCCTCAGGCTTCACCTTCCCAGAAACAGTAAAAGCTCTATTTACAACATATAGACAATTAGATCAGCAATAGCCAATACAGGAGTTGAAACTGAACAACAATGTTGTTTGTGTACCTTGAAAGGATCATAAGTGAAGATGGCACAGAGTGATTGAGTGACAAATCTAACCAGTCACGAAGCTGCAAGGATATGccaaagtaattttttttaattcccaGTATGATAATTCAGTAGAAAATCTAGAACAAAGAAGTGACACAAACTAGCCTCAATTAAGGGGTCCTCTTCTGAAAGTCGAACGTTTTTGTGCATATAAGAAGATATGGTGAATGCATGCTTGCATGTATGCATGTGTAAAGTTTGAGTTTTTCCCATTCTCTTTTCAATCCACTAGTGGGGAAAGGAAAAGGATGGGGGCACTTTCCACTTTATATGACAAGTTAGAGCCACATGAATGCGAAGAAAGTTAAAACaacaaattttgcaattgtaaAATTTTCAGGATGCAGTCTGATATTTAAAGGGCTTATGCTGAACAACCTTGGAAAAAAATAAGGACCAACTTCATTTGGTggaattcaacaagaagtaCCAGATTAAGAAGACTCATTATACAGAAATGACTTGTGCTTTAAAGTAAGAGTGCAGACCCCTCCTGTATGACTTTTCCATTTACATACAAGAACAATGTGTTGTATGTTTCTTGGGTTAggataaaatttatactttcTTGAACTCCACTATGCACAACATTCATGTAAATTCTGTACCATGAAAGATTACCAAAGCTACTCATCTCCTTGGGCATTAAAATTAGTACATAACTCCTATGTGAATCACCAGTTTAAATAACCCACGAATCAAATACTGGGAGATCTACATCCAAATATGGTGCCGAAAGAATGTGGTCTAAATGATCAATCCAAATATGAAGTACTAACTTTGTTGACCTCACGAAAGGTCAATCCACCAATGTTGATTGAGATCAATTTTCagagggaggaaaaaaaaagaagtggaAACAGCCTCAGACAGGTTAAAGTAGAGAATACCTGTTGGCGCATTTCCTCCACTGAAAGCAGTCCTAGCATGCCACGCTCTCTACAGTCTTCACGGAGTTCAGCCTCTGATAGAGACTCCACACCTTCCGCTTGAATCAATTTATCATCATTCTTTATGCTATTAATAATATGTATTAAATCTTCAGAAATGATAATACTGTGAACTCAATTAATCATACAGAGGAAAGTAAATTAACAGTTTCATGTGGATAAAGGTATGAAATTATGCAGAGGATTTGTGTGGACAACAAAACTTTTATCAGGAAATATTTAAGATCAAAGCAGCAACAAAATCTGAACAGTTCAACAAATTAAAAAGTCAACATAAGAAAACCAATTTTCCCAATtcaaacaccaaaaaaaaaaaagcaactcCCCCACATCATTCCAAAGCCATTCTCTTACTAAATTTCTAAAGATATGTAGAAACATTTGATAAGATAGAATAGTAAACAGAGTTAGATCATCCACTTCACCTTTTCAGTCTCTTCCGAAGCATAAAACGCAGATAAGCATCTGTCCCAAAAGGACTGATTCCCATATACTTGCACATATTCACTAGCCGAGGTCTGATGCAGCAAAAAGTTAGAAGATTTAGGCATACAAATCAATCTCGTTCACTTAACAAAATAAACATGACAAAGATGGTAAAGAAAACCAAAAAGCAACCAAAGCCGCTTCAACCTGCTTATATTGTCTAACGTGAGTTCATCATTGAACAACTTAGCAAAACCCAAGATTTCCCCATTAGAGACACCAGCTCCTGTTCTGACCTGCATTTTCATTTCATGTGGATATAAAACAAAGCAGTCTTGAGGAATTATGTAACTATACAAACAGCATTAACTGTTTCTGACCCTGTTCAGAAATTCATCAAGATCTGCTGCTGTCTTTCTTGTTTCTCCACTACGTGAGTTCTGAACTTCCTTCGCCATTTCTTTGGCAGTATCCTGAAGAAATTTTGCATATTCTATTCTCGCATTGAGCCTTCTTACCAATTTTTCCTACAAAACAACATGTAATTAACACAGTAACAATGTTAACCTCATACAATTCTTTTAACCACATACAGATTCATCGTACATATGTTCTTCTAGAAAGAGCAAAATGCATGGATATCAGGAAAATAAGTGCGCTTGCACTTGTAGTTCAAACAAAAACAGAGGCCAGAGTGTACATGCCTATCCTACTTCTATAGACACTTTTGGAAATTAATTTATGAAGTGGTATCTATCAGGAATGATTTTTATCCACCCCAGAAGGCTTCTTACACTTTCTTAGAATGTTTTTTTAGGCCAGAAAGCTTCTTACAAGTGGCTAATTCCAATGAAAATAATACAagcaaattttctaaaaaagaTATTCACCAGCAAGGGGTGATTTTAGCAAGAAAACATGTCAAGAATTCTCATCAGTTCTGAAGCTTATATTGAATTCGCTAGACTCCTGTTTGGTGGAGTATCTTCACCATCTCCCAAGATCATGACCATCATGGAACTTTCATGAAGAGAAGGAAatagggaaaaggaaaaagggccTCCTACAGGTAAAGGACATTAAACTTTTAGCATTCACCAGAAAAAACTCTTACCTCTTCTTTCATCTTGTCTTGAAATGTTGATGGTAACATATTTGGGAATAGCTTCAGGAATACAGGTAGCAAGAATTCCATGAATGGCACAATAATAAAAACAGCAAAAGGAACAAGTCTAAAAATATCAGCAGTGGTCCGTGTAAGTTGCTGCCTCTCCCTCCTAGAGAGATTCTTCCCACCTGCAAGTTTCAACAACAATCTTGAACTGATCCTCACATCGGCCCAAAGGAGCTTAGTGCCCAACCAGTAATGCTGCAGTGTTGATTTGAACTCATTTTTCCAGTGAACAAGTTTCTGAGCCCAGTCCTCCCTGAAGAAAAGATAAATTGGGGAATAAGATAAACATACAAATGAAAAGAGAAACATTGTTTGATCAGTATTattttcatccaaataaacagaCAAGCAGATAGGTAACTCCTCAACCTGCTCATTGAAGCCACAGCTCTCAAAGCCGGGCCAATTCCCAAAAGTGTGGCCCAAACTCTTTGTAGAACAGACTTAGCAACTTTCTGAGATTCATGCAACCGCTTTGATTTCGCTTTAGCCTTTGCCGTACTCAAACCAACTACAGCTTCATCGCATTCCTCTGGTGAagcttcttttctcttttttgaaaCCCTTTCCTCATCCTCTTCATCATCACTACCCAAATTAGGTTGCTTTGCAGTAGCTGTAGAAGCATAACGTATTGAATGTGACATCAACCTCACTCCCGTAGGAGAAATAAGCTCCAAATTTCTATTTCCATAACCAGACAGCAAGATTCCATTACTTCTACGCCAAAGCTTCCCTGATGCTGTGAATTTTAATAATTCCTCATTACTGACTTTAACTTCATTATGATCCCTTGAACAATCTGAAAACTGAGAACAACTACTTGCTAGAGAGCTAAAACTACAAGACTCCAAAGTAGGAGTAGATTGGCTGTGACCCAAGTGTTGAAAACTTAGAATAGATCGAGCCGAAACATTCAAATAGTCAGAGAAAATCTTCTGCCGCCTCAATATTGCTCTAGAAGCCATTTTCAAGTCTCTGACTCTACAAAACGATTAATTTGGATCACATCTCCCAGAAGCAGCTGATCAAACCAATGAAAATCAGTATCAGTACCATTCATATTCATGGCATAAGCAAGAAAATCAGCACAAAAGAGTAACTAATAAGCACACACTAATGAAAATGAATGCATTTCCTTCTTGATTGTACTTACATTGTTCATCAAAATCAAATATGACTTACATATCATGCAGACAAACAG
It contains:
- the LOC113765131 gene encoding mitochondrial proton/calcium exchanger protein-like; translation: MASRAILRRQKIFSDYLNVSARSILSFQHLGHSQSTPTLESCSFSSLASSCSQFSDCSRDHNEVKVSNEELLKFTASGKLWRRSNGILLSGYGNRNLELISPTGVRLMSHSIRYASTATAKQPNLGSDDEEDEERVSKKRKEASPEECDEAVVGLSTAKAKAKSKRLHESQKVAKSVLQRVWATLLGIGPALRAVASMSREDWAQKLVHWKNEFKSTLQHYWLGTKLLWADVRISSRLLLKLAGGKNLSRRERQQLTRTTADIFRLVPFAVFIIVPFMEFLLPVFLKLFPNMLPSTFQDKMKEEEKLVRRLNARIEYAKFLQDTAKEMAKEVQNSRSGETRKTAADLDEFLNRVRTGAGVSNGEILGFAKLFNDELTLDNISRPRLVNMCKYMGISPFGTDAYLRFMLRKRLKSIKNDDKLIQAEGVESLSEAELREDCRERGMLGLLSVEEMRQQLRDWLDLSLNHSVPSSLMILSRAFTVSGKVKPEEAVRATLSSLPDEIVDTVGTEDSVSERRRKLEFLEMEEELIKEEEEKEEEELARKKESVGSREDVALKEMTIPTAREAQERARARALDKRDQLCEISRALAVLASASSVSREREAFLRLVNKEIELYNSMVDKEGTEAEVEAMKAYRAARVETEDANEADTDEVSSALIDKVDAMLQNLEKEIDDVDAQIGDHWRVLDRDHDGKVTPEEVAAAAMYLKDTLGKEGVQELISNLSKDRDGKILVEDIVKLGGRAEEDNTAESEGL